atGTTGTTGTCCATTTCTTCTTTAAGGTATGGCAGCCACTACACAACTCCTCCTTTCATGTCATTCTCTGTATGTATTATTGTTTCTCTTTTCGTATGAAACTATACTTCATGTCACTCCTGACTCTTATGTTTTCGGAATCTACCTCTTCTTTATCGCCACATGTAGTTCCCACGACTGTTTCATAGGGGTCATGAGAGGGTGAAAAGCCCTTGATTGGTCTTGTGAGAATATATAAGCCTCCTTTGGGTTCGATCGAAATATCTTGGCTGGAGAGCACGTCCCTTAATCAAACCAGGTGGCTGGAGAGTACGCCTCTTTGGAAAGCGAAGAAACTTGTATGACCTAAGACCATGTACAATGGTTTCAACAATTTACCCCCTCTCAACaccattttttctcttcccaacactccacatcatcttctctctccaattcaacaaactctcAACAAACCCATAATGGGGGACCTTTTAGCCAAAGAGCATGTCACCTTGATCCGACCAGCTGGGTGAATACATTGTTGGGAGGCAAACAAACTCGAATATCCTAGTGGGGTGCTTCTTGGCTGGAGAGCAAGTCACTTAATCTGACTAGGTGGTAGGTACACATAATATTCTcttcataaaatttatttattttattttgtgacTATAAGATAAGGAGTTAATGTATTGGAATAtcctttttctttatttatcaaGAAGTGGTACAAAATGAAATTGTGTATAAAAGAAATGATCGGTATAAAAtttaggcttaatccagtttttggtccccaacctttgtcataaatatagctttagtccctcgccggagtaaaggtggggattgatCCCCAatttttggcaaaatgattggttttggtccttccggccgaTTGGGTCAATGCCGGAGCTCCGCCAACTGATGTGgcccttgccacgtcaattaatgagcctcgctggattttctttttcattttcatttaaaaaaattaaaacattaatttttttaaatataaatattttactaatacattttttaaattgatttagaAATTAGGTcaacataaaaaagaaaagcaatTGTTTTTCTATGCAGAAGGTTGATTCAATAATAATTGTGTTGCTTCAGCACACTGAAGAAGTTGGATGCAAATTACAGCAGTTGGACTACACTGAATAAATCTAACCACGTGAAGATTTTCCAATACAACAACAAAATGATTTACCAATACGCACTTGGCCTCAAAGTTAATGAACCAAACCTGAATACccatgattttaaaaaaaatgaaaatgaaaaagaatcCCAGAAACTGCTACGATTATGCAAATTGATGAAGACCCAAATAATGAAACTCAAAAAAGATGAGAACTTTagaaggaaggaagaagaagagacagTGATGTGCGTAGATGTAAGCATGTCTCCAAGAGTAAATGTGATCAAATTCCACAAGACCGGTAGCAACAGCCACTGATTCTTCCTCAAAATCGCAACTTTTAACAACCCATTCCCACAAATCCAACCTTTTATTCACTATCAAAAGACCATGGCTATGGCATCCTCAAAGCCCCAACCCAGATCCAATCGAAACCCCATCCCTAAAGCCCCAACCCAGATCTGGACACTACGGTGGCTGGCCTccatgaagatgatggtggcggCGCGATTTCAGAGCACAAACGTGGCGGTGGTGCGCGTTTGACAAACCCTCACCGCACCAAGCCACCACGACCTTCATCTCTCCTTCGATCAAAGCTTGCATCACCAAGCCACCATATCGAAGGTTCGAAGATCAGCTTCTTGATCTGCCACAGAGGGTGGAGATGAGGAGTGGGGGGTTGGGGTTTTGGTTGCAGGTGAGGGGTTGGGGTGGAGTTGCGGTTTGGGGGAGGGGGTGAAGGTTGAGTTTCAGTTGCAGATGAAGAATGATCTGAGAATGATCTGGGGTGGGGCTTCTTGATCTGAGaaatgttgaagatgaagataaaatTGGGTTTCTGcttaagattttttatttttttcaattttattttttttaaattcattaggttttttttaaaatgaaaaagaaaaaaaaaagccatcTGGACCTCactaattgacgtggcaagggcCACATCAGctgccggagctccggcgttgacccaatcggccggaaggaccaaaaccaatcattttgcaaaaaactggggaccaatccccacctttactccgacgagggactaaagccatatttatgacaaaggttggggaccaaaaactggattaagcctaaaatttaaAAGTGACTTACCTATTAAATAACTATTGGTGCATCAAGTCACACGAGTCACATCTCACTCTTCCTCTAAGTCTGGTCTATAAATATTTGCAGTTTCTCTTCTCTCAATATCACCTTCTCATCTCTTAGCACTTTGGTTCAGCTATGGAGCCTTATTTTCTTTCTACATTATTTTCTCTCAGTGTGAGCTTCATCTCATTTTTACTTTGTAAATTGTGAAGCTAGATtccttcactttttttttccctAGTAATCAACTTTGAAACTGAAATGATGGGTTTTTGCACATGATGTAGATGATGGTGATGTTAGCCTATGCTGCCTTACCTCCTCAACTTTACTGGAAAATGATGCTTCCAACTACGCCGGTTCCGAAAGCAATCACAGAGCAACTAAGCCTTGGTCAGTAAGAAATTTAAAGACATATGCTTGGAAAATTTGATACTAAATACTGAATATTGAAATACAATTGTCTATTATAGTCTTACTTCTCCAAATTTCAAGACAAAGCATTCAAGAACTATCTAAGTGAAGTGAATAAAACATTTACTTTATGGGGCAAgggattgattatgatgaaagTGTTgcaaaaataaaaaggaaagtAGGAATCGGAAAAAGTGGACTTCAATGACCATCAAGCGAAATGAACAAACTCATATATTTTCCCTTCCCTATATATAGCATAATAAATGGGTGAATTCATAAATTTTAAACATTATATTCAGTATTCAGTTAATTAAAATCACTGTGAGACAAATTGGAAAATATTTAACTTTAAAAATATGATGAACAATAACCTGAGAAAGATGATTTTAGTTTTGTTCTTAAAAGCACTTGCAGGAGATATTGTGAGCAGAGGGAAGAGTGTTAATGATGCCGAAACTCAATCACAAAACATGTTCCATGGTTCTAAGGAGATTCCACCACAAGAGATAGGATCATTTTTGTTTAATGTGACTCAACTTCTTGGCTATGACACAAATCTTTATGGGTATAAAATTGGCGCTAAAGAGATCCAACTTCATGATGACACAAATCTTTATGGGTATAAAAGTGGTGCTAGTCTTCACAAGTTGCTGCACGAAAAAACAAAAGCCGGTGTTTTTTTCTTCGAAGAAAACCTTCATCCAGGCACCAAATTGGATTTGCAATTGAGTAAGAGAAAACCTGCAGTCCCAATTTTGCCTCGCAAAATCGCAGACCAGATACCATTCTCACTGGAAAAGTTGAAAGAAATATTGGAGATACTTGTAGTGAAACCCGACTCAAAGAACACTGAGATTGTAGAGAAAACAATTGGTTGGTGTGAATTGCCTTCAATGGAAGGAGAAGAACAAATGTGTGCTACTTCATTGGAATCCTTGGTGGATTTCATCGCTTCCAAGCTTGGGAAAAATGTGCTTGCTATCTCAACAGAAGTGGAATTTGAAAAGGAAACTCAATCACAGAATTTTTTAGTGAAAGATGGAGTGAAGAAGTTAGCTGATGATGGTATTGCTGTTTGTCATCCCATGACTTACCCTTATGCTGTTTTCTTTTGTCATAAATTAGTAAAAACTAGTGCATATTTTGTTCCTTTGGAGGGTGAAGATGGGGCTAGAGTTAAAGCAGTTGCTGTGTGCCACAGAGACACGTCGAAATGGGATCCAAATCATGTATCGTTCCAAGACCTCAATGTCAAGCCTGGAACAGTTCCAGTGTGTCATGTCTTACCTGAGAGGCATCTTCTTTGGGTTCCCAAGTAGAGTACTAATCAAATTTCTGCTTGTTTGCACACGGGGTTATTGAAGCTTATCTGCTATTAAATAAGTTCCAGTAAGTACTATTTAGTTTACATCCAAACGGTTCTTTGTCCTCCTTGTATATATCCTTAAATAAGTGGACAGATCCATGTAGCATTAGCTGCACAATATCAATCTTAAATCCATGATGATGGTTAAATGTATTATTTATATGTAAAATCAATGTTGCAGTGTGTCTTTTTAGAGTGACCAAACTATCAAGCTAATTCAACTGTTAAGCTACTTGAATACCCGACTGAAATTGGTTCGAGTAGTAGCATAGGAAAATTGAAAGATGAATCTAGATATCATTAAGCTAAGATGTTGATAATGCTGAGAAAGTAGGGCAGTGGAAAGAGTGCTGATATGAGTTGTTACAGTACAAAAGGGAATGAGAATTAGATTGCTTGCTAATTGGACAGGAAAAATGACATGGAATCAATCAAAGCAATTGCTTGTACAGTATGATCAAGCTAACATTTTGCCAAGCTTAAGTGATAAAAAAGCACTAATACAAGCATATTTAATTTGGCCTGTTGTCAACTCACTTAATTTCCAATTGCTTGATCTCACATCTGACTCCTGGATGACAAGATCCAGCAGGTCCTTTGCCAAAAGTTGTAGTCCTGGTAGTGAATCATACCTACAATGAAATTTTGCCTTGCCAAATTGGCTACCTCTATGCCATTACAGGTCAGCCCAAAATCTTTCTTAAGCTTataaatgtatatatatatttaaacagCTTTGTAATTTACAAGTTTTGGAAatacataatttattaatttaaacttCTATAGTAACCGTCTATCACCTATCGACGATTTCTTGCCAAAATACACATATACACGGTGATTTTtagtaaacaaatatcctcttagttcgactaaagggaAGTTTAAAATCGGGGCCCTTTTTGGGAAAACgccttgccaaagtgttgtgtgtgagttgATATTCTTCGACGAAGATGAACGATTCAAAAGGAACTGAACTTTATTAAACACAGGTTAATTACATGAAGATCATAACGTAACACAGTAAAGAGAAATCTACAAGAGAAGTGAATCTCGACAGggaaacaaacaagcaaaacaACAGGCTTAAACGCAAGAAAAATAAACAGTTGGtcctgcaacgtactcctccatcatcacgtcttgctcttTGAGTCTCATTGAGGCGGACATGAGAGCattttagtgaatttttcagagttaaGTTGGAACCCCTTTTCTGATGATgcttctcctatttatagtgttctctcttcctccacgttcttggcggttgtTCTTCAGTGTACGCGGACttcgtgggtttgaattttggcgccttgCCCCACGTTCAGCCGGAGATTTTGAGCACGTGATTTTAATCATCTAATTGCACCGTGGGCGGTcttgagtcgtgggtaaccgtCGCCATTCGTGGTATCGTGGGTACACGCACGTGCTGATAACTACCCATCACTCGGTAACTGCTTCCTTCGCTGAGTTTGTCGATTTTTCCCTTACTCCCTTGACTTTGGAGGATGTTACCTGACGAGTCTCAGGCCTCACCATGGTCCCGTCTGTCGAGAAACCATCTTTCCGACACCGGTGTCGAGAATCGTAGCATTAATAATCTTAGTTCAACACATATAAAAAAATAGTGGGACCAAATAATACAAATAAAGTTTGCTATACAAACAAACAATATATATAGTATTTAAATGAGATTTAgagaataataaaaaatttgtgGGGGCATTTTCCCCCAAAGCGACCAATGTGGATCCGTCCTTGGTAACCGTTCATCATCACATGACTACAAGTGTCCTAGTGTAGAGATCATGTGTTTGACCTATTTAATCATAAAATGTGATCCTAAATACAATTGATCGTCTAAAAGTACATTAAATGATATGTCGTCTTGAATAATGAGTTTGAGTCGCTCAAGAATGAGATCGCCCAACCGGTCCACAAGCCCCATGACACCAAGCTTTAAGCATTAAGGagaaactttcaaaaaaaaaagcattaacGATAAGCGTGTCTTTTTTTATTGCATCAACCAACGTCTCTCGAACATCGCCTAATAGGTCCACAAACCCCTAAACCTAAGACACACATGCTTAATAACTAAGGTGAAGTGTTTATCAATGAAACAAAATTGCTTCAATACTTGTCGTTAAAACAAATAAGGAATAATCAAAGAGTTTGATCCTCCAAAGACTCATTCTTAAGAAGATATTTAGGGCATGTTTGTTAACCCTTTTTAAAAAGGGTTCTCAAAACAGTTTTATGAATCAATTTTCGGAAATTGTTTTTGCGGAGAGATTGGagaaaaaacttgtttgataattctagttttgaaaacagtttttgaaatgATAAAACATAAAACTTTTTTGGTAAAATCATTTTGAAAACTtgttttgaaaactaaaaagtTAAAAACTTGTATGATtgtgttgttttcttttatgaGATTTAAATGAACTTCATATTTAAATGGAACATGAACTGGTCTTATTTTATGAACATGGGAATATTAATGCATTTGTTAGATAAGTTAAACTAAAAAAAGCACTTACATACGTTAAAGTCAATTAAAATCTAATAACTAAGAAAAGTGTCATATTATCATATTACAACTTGATAACAAAGTCAAAGTGATAATATTTAAAACTAATGCGGTCTAATATCATACAAAGTTAAAATGAGTCAATTATCAATGTCATGATGTGCCCACATCCAATCTGCAATTTGATCCCTTTGCATTGCCATTTCAGCTGCACCTTCATCAGATAGTCTTGCTAAATTGTCATCATGTGAGGTTGTTCCTGCAGTGCTAGAACCTTCATTCATGCTATCCGCGGGATCCAATTCTTCCCACATCCTAAATAGTTCATCATTCAAATTCCACTTGCGTATGTAATTATGAATAGCACATGTTGTTACTATAAGTCGTTGCCTGCAAGATTTATATGAAGTCATCAACTTTAGAATAAGAAACCTGTTTTTCAAGACTCCAAAATGCATTTAGAATTTTGAGACATCATCTcacaaaaaattaattcaatgtGCCCGAAAATTCTCGACGGTTCAAATCAGAATTTTGAGCCATCATTTACTGAAACTTTGGCACAATGCACTTAGAAACATAATACGTCTTTCAATGAAGCTTAGTAGAGGACTTGCCTCACTTACTGAAATCAAAATAGTATAACCACGCCCAGCCAACCATTtcctcacacacacacacaccacaAAATTATTCACAGTTCCAATCCACTCATCAAGCTAGCAGCTAAGGATACAATTAAGAGGAGATAAGGACCAAATAGCATATGGGTACTGGAATTTAATGAATCCAAAAATCAAAAATCTCTATTTTCCACTACACCGCTATGAACGAAAACCCCACCTCACCACCAAACTTTCAAAGCCTTCTAACAATCCAACCACAGCCCCTCACCCACCAACAACCCCACAAAACTCACCCAAGGAACCCAACCAAAACCCTATATTCAAGCATGAAAACTAAAGCAAAACCCATAGAGATTAGAGAAATTGAAGATGACAGAGTAACCAAGAGGAATCAAAATCAACAAAAATCAAACCAAATTGAGATTTACAagagaatggaaaaaaaaaaaccaaccttAGATTTCAATTATCCACAGCACCGCAGATAGGTGGGTGTGAAAGCGTTCCAGAAGTTCAATGGGAAGAACGTGAGTTtgctaaaaaaaaaacctattttaggggatttgggtttggcgcCCCACCCTTTAGGCTCCGCGccccaatcttttttttttatcccaaAAGTACCATGCGGTTAATGATTTACCGTTTTCAATATACGATTCGGTAAATCATTAACCGTTTTTTGTTTCCCCAGTATGAACACCTTTGCACAATTACCCCAGTACACGAAGAACAAATGTAGTTAATGATTAACCGAATCGTATATTGAAAACGGTTAATCATTAACCGTTTTGGTTTTTGGcagtttgatcaccttttcaccattactcctccctccaccaacccctccaccattactcctccatgaacaaccccccaccagccccccatAACTTGACCACACAACCTTAttccaccattactccactcctccctcacatttcaccttcccaccaccaccaccatctccacatttccactttccatcaccaccaccaccaccaacaccaccaccaccaagggaaagctCTAAACTCctggtaagtgttgttagtttttagtactttatttatagttagtttaagtagttagttgttagtttaagtagttagtttaggTAGTTAAGTTGGTAATATAGGCCTCTGTATCGCGAACACAttcggtaaatgatttaccgttgtggaaatggaaaatgatttACCGTTTTGGAGACGGATAATGATTTACCGATGTATAGACATATATTTATTTACCGTTTTGTAGTCAGACATTGATTTACCGTTTTGACTTCCAGGGATGACGGACTCTTTTGTTtttggtgaatcacaattgataaACGCTGCtgaattggaaaatgataatcaAGAGGAGCTAAAAGAGGAGCAACCATCACCATTTGAACCCCCAGTTATAACTATAGATGTCTCCCATTTGTATGTGACTAGTCAGGTACTTATTGaacaaatttttgcatgatttgtttatgctttgtttatgccttgttttatgccttatgcTTTGTTTATCATGAAACAACGTTTCCCTTTGAGAAATGATCTTATGAAATGGGTTCGCGACATTTCTAtggaaaataattttgttttggtgacaacaaagtctgatagtggtgtgaatggaagaaaataatatgttattctggggtgtgagaagcatAGTGTGTATGTTTCCTACAGAGATCCTaatcttgttgaaggaacgtcaacacaaaagacaggttgtccttttaggctaAAAGGACGACGTACGAAAGATGGTAGAGGatggtggttgaaggtgatggaTGGTAGACACATCCATcaaccagctaggtcactacttggtCACAATTGCGCTGGTCGACTGACTagtgaggagaaggaggacgtgataaatcaggctaagaCTTGGGTTGCACTGAGAAAGATGTTGGCGTCCACCGAGAAAAATTCTTCAAACTTGTctaccatccaacaaatttatggtgtttgcaagcggTTTAGACAATCCGCTCGTGGGTCATTGACAGAGATGCAAtacttgctgaagaagttggacggtgagaagTATGTTCACTTTGAAAGAAATGAACCCGGATCAGAAGTGATTAgagatgtattttgggctcatccgaatgccgtcaaacttttcaacacattcccatatgtagtgatcatggattgcacatacaagataAGCAAATACAAACTACCCTTGCTCGAGAATGTTGGCCTGACCTCCACggataaaacatactcaatagCATTCTGCTACATTGGTAGtgagggcacagatgactacatttgggcattggagtgtatgaagtctcttatTTCCGACCAATCCAGGTTGCCTACAGTGATTGTGACTGACCGAGATCTggccttattgagtgctgctaaacaaagccttcccaccactacccatttattatgcttgtggcacatcaacaagtgtgttttggcaaagtgcaaagagtATGTTGGCACGGATAATTTTGCTGCAGAGGTTATGGAGAAGTGGGCCGACTTGGTAGATGCTCCAATAGTTACAGAATTTGAAGGGCATTAGATGGAATTGTTTAAAATGTGCAAGCCTAAATACAGCAAGTTTAGcacttattgttctactacagggttggtccacaaggagaaatttgccaaggcatggacaaatcatgtgatgcattttggaacaacaacaagtaacaggtaaaaaaaatgttattacttgttatatgtttttcatttcaTAGATTATTACTGTATTAATTCTTATATgttttaagatttaaagtaataAGGCGCGTTGTTGGTATGCAGGGCtgaaggtgcacatgccagcttgaagttgatgttgCGGAACAGCAAGGGTGACCTAGCcacttcatgggatgcgtcgcatagtttgaccatCAATCGTCACACTGAGatagtagcatcgtttgagcgcagtattaacagaattgatcacattttcaaGACCCCATTCTACATAAATATTaggggatttgtgtcaaacaaatgcttgaaactcattgatgctgaacagacaagaatgaagtcctacggcggcagatgcgattgcttattgagagagactcatggactaccttgcggttgtcaacttgcaggttaccggtcaaccactctcctgTAACTTAGttcaaattatttatatttgtgattGAATGTGACATGTTTGTGCACTTGCAGGTTACGGAAGAATTCCGTATGAAGCAATTCATCCATTCTAGAAGAGcctaagttgggagcatgtacctgttgcagatactggCAGCTCAAATATTTGCGGACTAGACCATGGAGCAATGcacccagaagttgaggcactgAAACTTTATTTCCaatctttggatactggagggcagaatatggtaaggaggaagcttcaggCGATATATTGTCCCGAAAGCAATTCACTATGTACTCCTGAGGTTCGGATAAAGCCCAACCGCACTCTTAAGTTGACGGGGAGCAAACCACCCAAGGGtcgagcaataggatccttgactcgtgatccaTCAGGGTTTGAGATTGTTGACAGGGAGATGAAAGCGGCAAAGAAGGCTTCACAAccagcaaagaggaagaagtgtgcgaagaagtctgatacaagccatTTCATGAGTCATTTTCCATCCTTTCTCCATCCATATATTCACATAGTTAcagatgttgaggatgatggtaactgtggctatagatccATTGCTGCATTACTGGGCATTCCGCCGGTGAGGACGGTTGGACTTGGGTTAGGGAAGAGTTGATAGGAGAACTTGAAAACAATAGCTTCATGTATACTGACATGTGGTCCAGGCAGATTGTTGATGTCTTACATGCTCGACTCACTCTTCCTCATGGTGACCCGACCACCTTTgataaatggatgcaactgccagagatgggataccttgtgGCTACAAGGTTCCAATTGGTTCTCGTAACCTTATCCGCTAtgggttgtaacacataccttcCACTGAGAGGAGCCGGTCCACCAGATGTGTATCCTGTTATAGCTATTGgtcatgtgataaatcactttATACAGGTATATTTTGATTAAATACACGAATATTTTAGTTACGTACTAAAATGTCAATTAATTTTTGTATTtggaagttatctaattttatggttATTCTCTAAAATGTAGCTCCATTTAACTCTTGGACATCCTATGCCGCCTATTGCTCACAGTGGTGATGGCATGCTGATGCTGCCTCCGGACACTGGCGCGACCCATATGGTCCACGTTTAGACATGTTCGCTGCAGAATTCAAAGCTTGGCTTGGGCATTTTAGTGGTCATCATGATAGCTATGTGGACATCACCACAGATTGAGTGTTCTTCTATTGTGTAATATTTATTAGTAAACTCTctgtaatattaatttgatggcCCTTATCCTTAGGTTGTTAAGGATAACTATGGAGACATCATCATAGATTGACAGGTTActttggtaatgttaattttcatttgatgcttttggtaatgttaatttgatgtacGTTAAATAGTATAGCTCATTtgtcatttcatttcattatcaaggtcttgtcattttcatttcatTGTGAAGGTCTTGTCATTTCCATCCACTACAAGATGAACTAGAACCCTGACATTACCCTCAACCACCAACCCTGACATTACTCTCAATCACCAACCCCAACCACACTTCTACCATCCACCAATACACCATAAATCTTCTGACCATTCTGCTATAAATCTCTAttgtgtcttgcctcttcttcttactcTTTATCCTCTTCTTCCTGTCTTGTAAcctagacaaaaaaaaacagaCAATGGAACAAGACCCAAATCCATTCGTCCGCCATTGCAAACGTCAAAGCAACAATTCTGGCAGCTCTCGCCCTCTCATTCCTGGCCCGGCTAGCGCCatccaggctgccatgtatgcCCGTAGATCCACCCCTAACACACCACTAATTCCGACCCAGGAAATCGTGAGGCGTGTGCTAGATCACGgatcaaccgaaaccgatcctgatttcaaCTCAAATGCTTGGCTATCAGCCCTGTAAGAGTGGGGATTTGCCACTCCGCTGGGTTCTCTGACAGCGAACGTTGAGAGGGtggagaatgttgttgctgttatcaaATCTTGCATTCCCAATGGTTTCGGAGATACGAAAGTTACCCACAAGGTATGTCCTGTCCTTGCTTTTGTCCCCCATGCTTTTGTCCCCCTTCTCTAACCGTTCCTATTTATTTCTCAAACGATTGTAAAAATTTAGGACCCCACGGGTATTGTTGATGCTAGCATCCATTGCAAGACCTTTACCCACAGTGAATTTGCGAATGACATAACTGTTGTTGTTCTCTTTCTAAAAAAGGTCTATCCTCTAGAACCTAAACATTAAAATTGCTTCATTTTGGACAACTATGCATGGTTTGATTAAAGTATGCTTTTTAGttgcaggttgctgtgtttgcactTAGAGGATCTGtttgttatcttaatataacattGCCCAACGTAG
This is a stretch of genomic DNA from Lotus japonicus ecotype B-129 chromosome 1, LjGifu_v1.2. It encodes these proteins:
- the LOC130734543 gene encoding BURP domain protein RD22-like isoform X2, with the translated sequence MEPYFLSTLFSLSMMVMLAYAALPPQLYWKMMLPTTPVPKAITEQLSLGDIVSRGKSVNDAETQSQNMFHGSKEIPPQEIGSFLFNVTQLLGYDTNLYGYKIGAKEIQLHDDTNLYGYKSGASLHKLLHEKTKAGVFFFEENLHPGTKLDLQLSKRKPAVPILPRKIADQIPFSLEKLKEILEILVVKPDSKNTEIVEKTIGWCELPSMEGEEQMCATSLESLVDFIASKLGKNVLAISTEVEFEKETQSQNFLVKDGVKKLADDGIAVCHPMTYPYAVFFCHKLVKTSAYFVPLEGEDGARVKAVAVCHRDTSKWDPNHVSFQDLNVKPGTVPVCHVLPERHLLWVPK
- the LOC130734543 gene encoding BURP domain protein RD22-like isoform X1 — translated: MEPYFLSTLFSLSMMVMLAYAALPPQLYWKMMLPTTPVPKAITEQLSLALAGDIVSRGKSVNDAETQSQNMFHGSKEIPPQEIGSFLFNVTQLLGYDTNLYGYKIGAKEIQLHDDTNLYGYKSGASLHKLLHEKTKAGVFFFEENLHPGTKLDLQLSKRKPAVPILPRKIADQIPFSLEKLKEILEILVVKPDSKNTEIVEKTIGWCELPSMEGEEQMCATSLESLVDFIASKLGKNVLAISTEVEFEKETQSQNFLVKDGVKKLADDGIAVCHPMTYPYAVFFCHKLVKTSAYFVPLEGEDGARVKAVAVCHRDTSKWDPNHVSFQDLNVKPGTVPVCHVLPERHLLWVPK